GTCCAGAAACCGACTATTTCAAGGTAGACCTTTACACGTTCCTTCTCAAAAGAAAAGTCAGGAATGAGAACATTAGACCCTGCAACCAGAGGTTCAGACTCTCTTTTTATCTTCCAGCCGGTATTGAGCAACTCGAAGCTTCTGGCAAACTTCTCCTCCAAAGAGCTGTCGTAGATAGATGGTTCTACAAATTCTTCAGGCGGCAGATATTCTACCATACCTTTTACCTCTGAACTGTGAAGTTCTAGCGCATATACCCTTCCTCTGTTTCTAGCAAGAATATCAGCCTGGATAGACCACTCTTCAGAATGAACTATTTGAGGCAACAGCTTCGCCAGAGAAACACCATATCTGTCTGTCATTTTGAATAGTGATAATGGTCCATCTACAGTGATAGCATATTCATCCTTTCCGTTTTCCTCAACTATCTTTTCGACTGTGTACATAAGACCCAGCCTCTTGATCTGTCTGAAGATATTCTTCCAGTTGCCGGAAGCTGTAAATTTCAATTTCATCGCCTTGAAAAGAACTGTCTGTATCAAAGATAGGTTGTAATATCTCAGCAACAGTGATGGCTCCAGAGGACTGAAACCTTCCAATACCAGTTCTCCATCGATGTCAGCGTACATCGAACTTTCTAACGCACTGGCCTCAACCCCCATTGAACGGGCCACCTCATGTATCACTTCCTCCCTCTGATGCTGATTGGATATCTTCCTCTTGCTGGCCAACTCGAAGACAGCCATCCTGGCGCGAAGAGGGTCCACATCGCTTTTGACTGCAAAAGCACATCTTCTTTCTAACAACAA
This portion of the Conexivisphaerales archaeon genome encodes:
- a CDS encoding DUF790 family protein, which encodes MLPSNLLRIRVSRGRIFPILAGSESELKLASRLVELYRTACEERAKKGEIAVMLQKIEEEQESSVDYRLVRGLALLLERRCAFAVKSDVDPLRARMAVFELASKRKISNQHQREEVIHEVARSMGVEASALESSMYADIDGELVLEGFSPLEPSLLLRYYNLSLIQTVLFKAMKLKFTASGNWKNIFRQIKRLGLMYTVEKIVEENGKDEYAITVDGPLSLFKMTDRYGVSLAKLLPQIVHSEEWSIQADILARNRGRVYALELHSSEVKGMVEYLPPEEFVEPSIYDSSLEEKFARSFELLNTGWKIKRESEPLVAGSNVLIPDFSFEKERVKVYLEIVGFWTEEYLRRKIEKLNSLSSDIDIIVAVDESLACSRLSRLKSKEVIYFSREVPTGVVLSHLKKREEERIEDEAKSIANEIRLTKDTVHLQEIADEYGVSLEATRRAISTKTLDGYSLFGDTLVSNRLLSELEKKLSVSDRLSHALKVLEEYSVDDPYALLEKLGYRVVWAGLDIDRSTIQKVSN